One Desulfovibrio aminophilus genomic window carries:
- a CDS encoding sigma-54-dependent Fis family transcriptional regulator: protein MALHLDGIIGNSPVLHEVYRVLLKVAPTDSTVLVTGESGTGKELLVRALHRNSRRRDKPFVPINCGAIPKELLESELFGHEKGAFTHAIRSRPGRFELADGGTIFLDEIGEMDLSLQVKILRALQEKEIERVGGTQIKKVDVRVVAATNRDLEKDVAAGKFREDLFYRLNVIPLHLPPLRERGGDVLLLAEHFLERFCSEKSRARLGFEDKARDMLVAYSWPGNVRELENFMERLSILCDGERIESSDLPEKIWRDVGEEPPKWDPPAAVRPAGFAWPCLRDMRDKDMGLKDFLDEIEARLLDEALGEAGGVKNQAAEILGIKRTTLIEKLKKRKGGEAEPG, encoded by the coding sequence ATGGCTCTGCATCTGGACGGCATCATCGGCAACAGCCCGGTTCTTCACGAGGTCTACCGCGTCCTGCTCAAGGTCGCGCCCACGGACAGCACCGTGCTCGTCACCGGGGAATCCGGCACCGGCAAGGAACTGCTCGTGCGGGCGCTGCACCGCAACAGCCGCCGCCGGGACAAGCCCTTCGTGCCCATCAACTGCGGCGCGATCCCCAAGGAACTCCTGGAGTCCGAACTCTTCGGCCACGAGAAGGGCGCCTTCACCCACGCCATCCGCTCCCGGCCGGGCCGCTTCGAGCTGGCCGACGGCGGGACCATCTTCCTGGACGAGATCGGCGAGATGGACCTGAGCCTGCAGGTCAAGATCCTGCGCGCGCTCCAGGAGAAGGAGATCGAGCGCGTGGGCGGCACGCAGATCAAGAAGGTGGACGTGCGCGTGGTGGCCGCCACCAACCGCGACCTGGAAAAGGACGTGGCCGCCGGAAAGTTTCGCGAGGACCTCTTCTACCGCCTGAACGTCATTCCCCTGCACCTGCCCCCGTTGCGCGAGCGCGGCGGGGACGTGCTCCTGCTGGCCGAGCACTTCCTCGAGCGCTTCTGCTCCGAGAAATCCCGCGCCCGGCTTGGCTTCGAGGACAAGGCCCGGGACATGCTCGTGGCCTATTCCTGGCCCGGCAACGTGCGCGAGCTGGAGAACTTCATGGAGCGGCTGTCCATCCTCTGCGACGGGGAGCGGATCGAGTCCTCCGACCTGCCGGAGAAGATCTGGCGCGACGTGGGCGAGGAGCCGCCCAAGTGGGATCCGCCCGCGGCCGTCCGGCCCGCCGGATTCGCCTGGCCCTGTCTCCGGGACATGCGGGACAAGGACATGGGACTCAAGGATTTCCTGGACGAGATCGAGGCCCGGCTGCTGGACGAGGCCCTGGGCGAGGCCGGGGGAGTCAAGAACCAGGCCGCCGAGATACTGGGCATCAAGCGCACGACCCTGATCGAGAAGCTCAAGAAGCGCAAGGGCGGAGAGGCGGAGCCGGGCTAG
- a CDS encoding NAD(P)/FAD-dependent oxidoreductase yields MNAKSVKTDFDVIVVGGGPAGLFASYWLAEHSGLSVLMVEKGKPPQKRECPIAGARRCMKCRPCNILCGIGGAGLFSDGKLNFIHKLGKTDLTQFMDEPEAVALIEETEAVFDRFGMDGQVFPTDMDAARAIRQTAKKNGIDLLLIRQKHLGSENLPRHIARMAEYIRDKGVVIHTSEEVRDVLVEDGEVRGVVTSRGEYACRNVILAPGRVGAEWVGGVVRKLGIGVSQRGIEVGVRVEVHKDIMQDLCDVIYDPTFFIRTAKYDDQTRTFCTNQGGFVSLENYQDFVCVNGHAYMDKKSENTNFAFLSKVVLTEPVSDNQAYGESIGRLATLIGGGKPILQRFGDLKRGRRSTWTRIRNSFVTPTLKDVEPGDIAMALPERILTNVVEGLEKLNQVVRGVANDETLLYAPEIKFFATQVDTGSNLETKVRGLFVAGDGPGVAGNIVSAAATALIPAKEILARGQG; encoded by the coding sequence GCACTCCGGCCTGTCCGTGCTCATGGTGGAGAAGGGCAAGCCCCCGCAGAAGCGCGAGTGCCCCATCGCGGGCGCGCGGCGCTGCATGAAATGCCGCCCCTGCAACATCCTCTGCGGCATCGGCGGGGCCGGGCTGTTCTCCGACGGCAAGCTGAATTTCATCCACAAGCTGGGCAAGACCGACCTGACCCAGTTCATGGACGAGCCCGAGGCCGTGGCCCTGATCGAGGAGACCGAGGCCGTCTTCGACCGCTTCGGCATGGACGGCCAGGTCTTCCCCACGGACATGGACGCCGCCCGGGCCATCCGCCAGACCGCCAAGAAGAACGGCATCGACCTGCTGCTCATCCGCCAGAAGCACCTGGGCAGCGAGAACCTGCCCCGGCACATCGCGCGCATGGCCGAGTACATCCGGGACAAGGGCGTGGTCATCCACACCTCGGAGGAGGTCCGCGACGTGCTCGTGGAGGACGGCGAGGTGCGCGGCGTGGTCACCAGCCGGGGCGAGTACGCCTGCCGCAACGTGATCCTGGCCCCCGGCCGGGTGGGCGCGGAATGGGTGGGCGGCGTGGTCCGCAAGCTCGGCATCGGCGTGTCCCAGCGGGGCATCGAGGTGGGCGTGCGCGTGGAGGTCCACAAGGACATCATGCAGGATCTCTGCGACGTGATCTACGACCCTACCTTCTTCATCCGCACGGCCAAGTACGACGACCAGACCCGCACCTTCTGCACGAACCAGGGCGGCTTCGTCTCCCTGGAGAACTACCAGGACTTCGTCTGCGTCAACGGCCACGCCTACATGGACAAGAAGTCCGAGAACACCAACTTCGCCTTCCTCTCCAAGGTGGTGCTCACCGAGCCGGTCTCGGACAACCAGGCCTACGGCGAGTCCATCGGACGGCTGGCCACGCTCATCGGCGGCGGCAAGCCCATCCTCCAGCGCTTCGGGGACCTGAAGCGCGGACGCCGCAGCACCTGGACCCGGATCAGGAACAGCTTCGTGACTCCCACTCTCAAGGACGTGGAGCCGGGCGACATCGCCATGGCCCTGCCCGAGCGCATCCTGACCAACGTGGTCGAGGGCCTGGAAAAGCTCAACCAGGTGGTGCGCGGGGTGGCCAACGACGAGACCCTGCTCTACGCCCCGGAGATCAAGTTCTTCGCCACCCAGGTGGACACCGGGAGCAACCTGGAGACCAAGGTGCGCGGGCTCTTCGTGGCCGGTGACGGGCCCGGCGTGGCCGGAAACATCGTCTCGGCGGCGGCCACTGCGCTCATCCCGGCCAAGGAGATCCTGGCCCGCGGCCAGGGCTGA